From Salarias fasciatus chromosome 5, fSalaFa1.1, whole genome shotgun sequence, a single genomic window includes:
- the elk4 gene encoding ETS domain-containing protein Elk-4, whose amino-acid sequence MDSSVTLWQFLLQLLLDSSHEQLICWTNQEGEFKLLQAEEVARLWGARKNKPNMNYDKLSRALRYYYDKNIIKKVNGQKFVYRFVSYPDILKGDVSGRPEGGDAAGAPPPPKRGDIGPQEGESGDRSKAGGGPAPPGGGAKQSSRNDYIHSGLYTSFTLNSLQNGRQLFKSIKMENPGEKMAERRGGGGGGGGGGATQSLEALPPPQQTPLPSVIKFVNTPPKLAPAPAPPPPPAAMELTLMPGSFDPLPAPPPPRPDDMLAPQYAFEQLRPSEPPFGLPDLPPASPSPGPSPGLALDSQELVIDSDLESSQPANPPPPPQHAPALPSVPPCPVQQGDGCRLGDDGGPADAETGSSSASGGAAVGTQSSGKIRKPPKVLQLSPPALLVTGPDFSPMNLCSPSLPTASLTPAMLQTPTLLLTPSPLLPNIHFWSTLSPVAPLSPATRRQGAHLFQFPSVLTPQFQIPVHSMDGTNTPGPISPDPQKT is encoded by the exons ATGGACAGCTCGGTCACCCTGTGGCAgttcctgctccagctcctgctggacTCCAGCCACGAGCAGCTCATCTGCTGGACCAACCAGGAGGGCGAGTTCAAGCtgctgcaggcggaggaggTGGCCCGGCTGTGGGGCGCCCGCAAGAACAAGCCCAACATGAACTACGACAAGCTCAGCAGGGCGCTCCGATACTACTACGACAAG AACATCATCAAGAAGGTGAACGGGCAGAAGTTCGTCTACCGCTTCGTGTCCTACCCCGACATCCTGAAGGGAGACGTGTCCGGCCGGCCGGAGGGCGGGGACGCGGCGGGGGCCCCCCCGCCGCCCAAGAGGGGCGACATCGGTCCACAGGAGGGCGAGTCCGGGGACCGGAGCAAGGCGGGGGGCGGCCCGGCCCCCCCGGGCGGCGGCGCCAAGCAGTCCAGCCGCAACGACTACATCCACTCCGGCCTCTACACCTCCTTCACCCTCAACTCGCTGCAGAACGGCCGGCAGCTCTTCAAGTCCATCAAGATGGAGAATCCCGGCGAGAAGATGGcggagaggaggggtgggggagggggagggggagggggcggcgcCACGCAGAGCCTGGaggcgctgccgccgccgcagcagacCCCCCTACCCTCCGTCATTAAGTTCGTGAACACCCCTCCCAAACTGGCGccggcccccgccccccctccccctcccgccgCCATGGAGCTCACGCTGATGCCGGGCAGCTTCGACCCcctcccggcgccgccgccgccgcggcccgaCGACATGCTGGCGCCGCAGTACGCCTTCGAGCAGCTGCGGCCGTCGGAGCCGCCGTTCGGCCTGCCGGACCTGCCGCCCGCCAGCCCCTCCCCCGGCCCCTCCCCCGGCCTGGCGCTGGACTCTCAGGAGCTGGTGATCGACAGCGACCTGGAGTCGTCGCAGCCGGCcaacccgccgccgccgccgcagcacgCCCCCGCCCTCCCGTCCGTCCCGCCCTGCCCCGTCCAGCAGGGGGACGGCTGCCGCCTCGGGGACGACGGCGGCCCGGCGGACGCCGAGACCGGCTCGTCCtcggcgagcggcggcgccgccgtcgGCACGCAGAGCTCGGGGAAGATCCGCAAGCCCCCCAAGGTCCTGCAGCTCAGCCCGCCCGCCCTGCTGGTCACCGGCCCGGACTTCTCCCCCATGAACCTGTGCAGCCCGTCGCTGCCCACCGCCTCGCTCACGCCCGCCATGCTCCAG acccccacccTCCTGCTGACCCCCAGCCCTCTGCTGCCCAACATCCACTTCTGGAGCACGCTCAGCCCGGTGGCCCCGCTCAGCCCGGCCACCCGGCGCCAGGGAGCCCACCTGttccag TTCCCGTCCGTCCTCACCCCGCAGTTCCAGATCCCCGTGCACAGCATGGACGGGACCAACACGCCGGGCCCCATTTCCCCGGACCCCCAGAAGACATAG